TTTCGGCCAGAAATTTCGTAAAGGTGGTGTAATCGGCTTATCAGTAGTCTCTTTTGACTTAGGTAAGTTTGAACGCACTACCATCGACAATCCAGACGGAGGATTGGGGTATTTTAGCCCTACTTTTTTAAACTTAGGTTTAACTTATGCAAATGCTTTTGCTGCGGATAGAATCTTCGTTGGATTTACCGTAAAACTTGTTCATGAGGCTATTCCGGATGCTTCAGCCAGTGGAGTAGCTTTTGATGCCGGTGTGCAATATAGAAGTGAAAACGGAAAATGGAAAGTAGGTACGGCTCTTCGAAATGTTGGCCCTGAAATGGGCTATAAAGGAGACGGGTTAAACACTCGTGCTGCATTAGGTGGCTCTCAATCAACGTATTCCAATAGTGTTTCAACCCGAGCTGCTACGTTTCAACTTCCGGCAACGCTCTCATTAAGCACTTCATACGACTTCGTTTTTGCAGAAGACCATACGATTACTCCGCTCGTAACATTTATATCAAATTCTTTTTCAAAAGACCAATTCGGTTTGGGATTAGAATATAGGTTTAAAACCTATTTGATGTTAAGAGGTGCTTATCTATATGAAAATGGAATAACTTCATCTGAAAACAGAACTACGGTTTATACGGGTTTAGCTGCCGGCATTTCTACTGAAATTCCGTTTAAGGCGAGCAAGTCGGCTGCCGAAGATGCACCTAAATCCTCTTTTGGAGTGGACTACAGCTACCGAGCTACAAATCCATTTCAGGGCGTTCATACTTTTGGAGTTCGTCTGAACTTCTAATAACCGATAAAAATGTATTATGTTTGGGTTTTTACAGCTATAAAGCTTTAAAAACCCAACTTTTTTTAATTTAGAATTTTCTATATGATAAAAATAGGGCTTTTAGGGGCAGGACATTTGGGGAAAATACATCTGAAATTGCTAAAAAATATTCCTGATTTTGAAATAGTTGGCTTTTATGATTCAGACTCAGATGTTGGAAAATCAGTTTCAGAAGAGTACTTAGTTCCTTATTTTTCTGATTACGATTCGTTACTTGCCCAAGTTGATGCCTTAGATATTGTTACACCCACGATTTCCCACTTTGAATATGCCAAAAAAGCTATTCGAGAGTTTAAGCATATTTTCATAGAGAAACCTTTGACCCAGACACCAGAAGAAGGGAAAAAGTTGGTTATGTTGACTCAGGAAGCAAATATAAAAGCACAAGTGGGTCATGTAGAGCGGTTTAATCCGGCTTTTTTAGCCATCAAAGACAAATGCACCAAGCCAATGTTTATTGAGGGACATCGCTTGGCACAATGGAACCCACGCGGTACTGATGTTTCGGTGGTATTGGATTTAATGATTCATGACATTGATTTGGTAATTAGTGTTGTAAAGTCTCCCGTTAAGCGTGTTTTAGCTACCGGAGTACCTATCATAAGCCCAACACCGGATATTGCTAATGCACGAATAGAGTTTACAAATGGATGTGTAGCAAACCTAACAGCCTCTCGCATTTCATTAAAAAATATGCGTAAAATGCGCCTGTTCCAAAAAGATGCTTACATCTCAGTTGATTTCTTAGAAAAAAAATCAGAAATAATAAACCTGATTTCACCAAGTACCGAGACAGCGGCTGACCAAATTCGCTTCGACTTTGAAGTAGGAAACCAGAAAAAATCGCTGCTCTATAACCAACCCACAATAGAATCAGTAAACTCAATTCAATTAGAATTAGAAGCATTTGCAGACAGCATAAAAAATGATACTGAGCCAACAGTAACCATAGAGCAAGCCTACCAAGCGTTACTAACAGCCCAAATGATTATTGATAAGATGCCGAGTTATTCCCTCTAATGCGAAATATTGTAGGCTGTTTTTTGTGTATTTGGATAGCTCTGGACGGCTGTACATTCATTGACCACTTCAATGAAAAGCCGGCCTACATTGAAGTGAATAACGCCTATTATTTTTTAAACGCTCAAAAGAATGACACTGCTTCCCTTGCACTTAAAGATATTTGGGTTTATCAATACCCAAATATTCAAGGGATATATGAGCTACCGGCAAAATTTCCGGTTTTAAATGCAGATTCTAAGATGTATATCTTTCAGGGTGGAGTTTTTGAAAACGGGCTTTCAGCAATTCGCAGACCATATCCTTTTTGGAAGAATGATACTACTTACCTAAACCTTAGTCCAGGGTTAGTGCAGCAATACAATCCTAAATTTCATTATTATTCGGATTCAGTGCTGGTATTCCCGATTGCAGAAGACTTTGAAGGAGTTGGCGTAAAACTACAACATAATGGGAGCACAATGGATACAGTTTCTTTGCAATTATCCTCTACGGATGTGTATAGAGGCCAAAAAAGTGCGACTATGACATTTGATTCTACCCATCATCAGTTTTTGCAGATTTCTACCCAGCCGCTTACGTTGCCCACAGATAGAGAGGTTTGGTTAGAAGTAACCTTAAAGGGAGATGTTTATCTGGAAGTTGGCTTAGAATATCGTGGAACTACGATAGAGCGAGTAACTCCTTTTGCCGCATACGGTTATCCAGAACGCTGGAACACCGTGTTTTTTAACCTATCTCCATTAGCGACAAAAAATCCAGGAACCACTAAATACTTAATTTTAAAAGCTACCGGAGACGGAAAGGAACGGTTTTTGCGTTTAGATAATATCCGGATGATTCATGCAAAATAGTTGTGAAAAGAAGATTTAGCCAGTTTTTATATTACGTCTGTTCAGATTTTTTACTCTCCTATGGAGTCTGGTTAGTATTCTATGTATTTCGCAAAAAATATGTCGAAATAGAGCCAATTATCTTTACATCACGGGAGTTTATTTTGCCACTCATTATCAGCACTTTCTGGATTATATTGTATGCTATTGCCGGATTATATAGAGAAAATCTAAGACGTTCTCGCTTACGTGAACAAATTGCGTTGTTTCAAGTAGCTGTATTTGGAGTATTGATAATTTTTTTCTCTACATTTATTGATGACCATATTGCTGACGTTCGGGATTATCGCTACATATTTGGGTTCTATTTACTATTACAGTTTTTGGTGTTAGGTTTGGGGCGCATTATTATTTCTACCTACTTCAAAATCAGGCTTAAACGTGGCCTATCGGGCTATAGAACCGCTATAATAGGATCTTCAGAAGCTGCACTTTCGATATTACGAGATACACAAGATACCCGTAAATCATTGGGATTTGATGTTTTAGGTTATGTTTCCTTAAACGGTTTAGATTATCAGAATGCACCTTTGTTTGGAAAATTAAAAAGATTGGGAGAATTCAAAAACCTCGCTCAAATAGTCTCAAAAAGAAAAATTGAAGAAGCAATTATTGCCATGGATATTCACGACCATAATGCACTGTTGAATGCTATTAACGTATGCAATAAATTGAGTCTGAAAATATACGTTGTTCCGGATATGTATGATTATTTGATAGGGAATGTTAAAATGTCAAACCTATTTGGTACTCCGCTTATTGAGGTTTCTTCCAAAATGATGACCGCTGAAGAGCTATTTATCAAAAGGGTAATGGATATTGTTGTTGCATCTATGGTTTTAATATTGCTTTCTCCGGTTTATTTAGCCATTGCAATATTCGTTCGGTTAGGTTCGCCAGGGTCAATTTTTTATCGTCAAGAGCGAATTGGCCTAAACGGTGAGCCATTCAAAATCATTAAATTCAGGACAATGTATGTTGATGCAGAAAGGCATGGCCCATCTTTAGCTTACAAAGACGACCCACGAATTACCCCGATAGGAAAAATTTTACGTAAAACCCGTTTAGATGAGTTTCCGCAGTTTTGGAACGTCTTAAAAGGAGAAATGAGTTTGGTAGGCCCAAGGCCGGAACGCCAGTTTTACATAGACCAAATCGTCCAACGTGCCCCGCACTACTTACAATTACAACGAGTAAAACCCGGAATTACATCTTGGGGACAAGTAAAATATGGATACGCCGAAAACGTTGACCAAATGATAGAACGCCTGAAATATGACATCTTATATATCGAAAACAGATCATTATCACTGGATTTCAAGATTTTAGCTTATACAGTAATCACCATCATCGAAGGGAGAGGTAAATAATTCAACTTATGAAACAGTTCATTTTCTTTTTTTTATCCTTAGTCGGATTTTTGTATTCAGGCTTAATTTATGCCCAAAAGCCGGAAGACTTTGGCATTAAATCCAAAAAGTCATTGAACTTTTACTTGCAAGGAGAAACCCAAAAGCGATATAGAGCTTATGAAAGCGCAGCAGTTCTATATGAAGAAGCAGTGAAAATAGAGCCTACTTTTGTGCAAGCCCGTTTTTCTCTGGCAGAATGTTACTTTATCTTAGAAAAAACGCCCAAAGTACGCGAAAACCTCTCAATAGCATTTCATTATGCGCGCAACCAAAATTGCGTAAACTGTGCCTATTATATGGCTGATACATACATCAAAGAAGCAAATTATGACTCAGCAGCCTATTGGTATAGCCAATTTTTAAACCAACAAACTCCGGGAACCCCGCAATACATATCAATTGCCAAAAGAAGCCTTCCCTCTTGTAAATACGCCGCCGGCGCTATGAAGCACCCGATTGAATACAATCCCAAAAATATGGGACTTGCCGTAAATTCCGGTGGCCACGACTACCTCCCAAACTTAACAGCCGATGACGAACTGATTTTCTTCACATCCCGAAGAAATACCAATATTGGCGGCTTCAACAGAGAATTAAAGGATTATGCTGAAGACTTTTATTACTCAATTCGTAAAGACGGAGTTTGGCAGGAAGCCGTTAATTTAGGCCCTCCGGTAAATACCGAACTGAATGAAGGTTCAGCGAGCATTAGCCCAGATGCACAAACTGTTTATTTTACGATTTGCAACGCCCCAGGAGGCTTCGGCAGTTGCGATTTGTATTGGGCAGAAATGGAAGGAACTACCTGGAAAAATCCACAAAACCTTGGCAATAAGGTAAATTCCGCCGCTTGGGAGTCTCATCCCTCAATCTCGAATGACGGTAAAACATTGTATTTTTCATCCTCCCGACCGGGCGGAAAAGGTGGAGCAGACATCTGGTATGTAACCAAAACCTCAGACGGATGGTCAGATCCAATAAATATCGGTGAACCCATTAACACCCCCGGCGACGAATACAGCCCTTTTATCCACGCTGACGGACAAACACTGTACTTTTCCTCCAACACACATCTGGGAATGGGCGGCTTCGACTTATTTTTTAGTAAAAAAATGCCCGGCGGCAAATGGTCAAGCCCAAGGAACTTAGGATACCCACTCAATACCAGTGCAGATGAACGATCTATGTTTATCAATGCTGCCGGAAACAAAGGTTATATCAACGCTAACCGCCCAGATAGCTACGGGCAAACAGATTTGTATGAATTTGACTTAGATACAACCATCCGCCCAGAAAAAGCCACATTCCTACGCGGTTACGTCTATGACTCTTTGACCAAAAAACCACTGTACGTCCAAGTAACATTGATTAACTTGGCCACAGGGGATACCGTCAGACAAGTTCATTCAAACAAAACAACCGGCAAGTTTTTATTATCATTACCGCTAAATCAAGATTATGCCGCTTTTGTAGAAACTCCCGGTTACCTTTTTTATAGTAAAACCTTTCACCTGACGGCCAAAGAAGAATCTCGATATTTTGAGTTAGAAATTCCCTTACAACCAATTCAAGTTGGGGCTACCATAGTTTTAAACAATATTTTCTTTGAGACAGCTAAATATGACCTCTTACCCGCTTCATTTATTGAGCTGGGTAAAGTAGTTACATTCATGCAGAAAAATGCTCGTATGCGCGTACAATTACGCGGACATACAGATGCCATTGGCACAGATGCTGATAACCTCAAACTAAGCCAAAACAGAGCTAATTCAGTTCGTGAATACCTGATTTCCAAAGGAATAGAAAATAACCGTTTAGAAAGTATCGGACTTGGTGAAACCGTTCCAGTGGCTGATAACAATACCGAAGAAGGAAGAGCACTTAATAGAAGAACGGAATTTAGAATCTTATCAATCCAGTAAAAACAAACCCTATAGTCCGAAAAAATTCAAGCATTGACATTGAAAAAATATGTGCCTAAATTTGTGTGTTTTTATCGCAGATTTATGAAAACCCACTATTGGCGAATTAGCTTGTTTCTTGTTTGGGGATATATCATCGCCGGTTGCGATATCATAGATTTTCCCTATAAAGAGGCCACCCAAAACACAAACGTATTTACTTGTACAGATAGTTCAGGATTTTCTACTACCCGAAAAGTGTTGATAGAAGACTACACCGGATTTAAGTGCGGAAATTGCCCCGAAGCTGCCGATGTCGCTAAAACCATACTACATGAATACCCAAACAAAGTGGTCGTTATAGGCGTTCATGCAGGTGCTTTTGCTAAACCCGATAATAATCATACAACTGATTTTAGAACACCTGTTGGCACTGAATGGGATAACTTCTTTGGAGTAGGCGCAGCCGGAAACCCAAACGGCATGGTAAACCGAATAAAATGGAACAACGAAATGATAGTTCCCTATACTTTGTGGAGAGCAGCTACAGAACAATATCTGGCTAATTTACCATACATAGCTGGAATACAACTCTGCAAGCAATATAACGAAACCGAAAATAAACTTAAAGTTAAGGTAGATGTTAAATACACCATAAAAAGAGATACAGCCGACTTTTTGGGTGTTTACTTAATAGAAGACAGCGTTGTAGCCTACCAAAAAGATTATCGCTTAATAAATGCTGACGTGCCGGACTATGTCCATGAACACGTTTTACGGGCTGCCCTAAACAGCACTTGGGGAAGGCCCGTTACGAATGATGCTTCGGCAGAAATTGGCAAGATTTATACAAACACCTTTGAAATTGCTATAGATCCGGCTTGGCGCAGAAACCACCTGAAAGTAGTAGCTTTTTTGAGAAATAACTCCACACAGGAAATTATTCAAGTGGAGCAATACTAACTAATTACTAAATCTTATGTACAATGCTACTGTTTTTAGTTTGGCTGCTTCAAATCACACCTCCGTGGCCGATTTATAGCACAGAGGCAGATACCCCTTTTCCGAAGGTTGCCCGAGTAAAGTTTTTGTTTTTTAAACAGTATCACGACATTGGCCGTGCCTTCCCGGAGTGGGCTCCGGTGGGGGGGAAAGATCACTGGGTTCAGTTAGAAGGTATAGTAGCCGTTACAGCCCCACCTAAGTCAGAATGCGCTCATGTGAGCCATGAAGATTTTCCATTATTTCATTACACCCACGACTTAACTGTGAATGTACGCCCATTTGTTACTCCAGATAATCGAAATACGAATGTATTGGCTAATAAGGTTTTACCTAAAAAGAGCGATGCTGAGCTAAGTAAACTGTGGCGGCAGATTTATATTCACCAAGCTGCGTTACGTAAGCCACGAATTTTAAAGAAACCTACAAAAGCAGCATATCATACGTCAAGGTTAGCGTATTTTCGTCAGGAGTTATCTACGATTTGGGGAGATACAATGCGTTCTAACACAATTCATACAGAATGGGAAAATGGTTTGGGAGCAGCTAATTCGGGTAATATCTGTTCGGCTAAAAATAGGGTAGGGGAGAGCTGTGGTTTTGCAACCGCCGGCCACCAACGCGGAGACCCTATCTGGAACTGGCCAACTATGGGAGACTGGGTGCATTTAGAAGGGCTGTGGATATGGGATCGAGGCCACCCGCCGGCAGGAGCAGAACTTCACCCCCTTTGCTGGATGGTATCCAGAAGACACCACCCAGAACTGATATACAAACCAAATACCCAGCCGAGCTCAATGACTGTTTCGGAAATATTTTCCCGAAAAAGATCTCTACAGCAACTCTTAGCTGCAACTCCGCATGATACCAGATTTTATGCAGATATATCAAATCAACTAATTGAAACGCAGGTAGAATGGGAAAAAATCCAGCGATTATCTACGCCATTATGGGCTACCCGAATAGACCTTTTTGGGAGTGGAGACGGAGGTGCACTGCATAACAACCGCTCCGATGTCCCGAGTTTCGTCCGAAAAGTTCCCATACACAACCAAAATTATGAATTTACAATTCCGCTGTTAAAAAAGCCCCAGAACCCTCAAAATGTGGTTTGTACTTTTTTAAAACAACCCGGAAATACGTTTACGGCTGAACCAACGTGGAAACTTGTAGGAAAAGATTCTATCCAAATATTTATCCCATGGAAAACAAGCCACCAACCTGATACAGCAGTTTTTGCACAAACCTGCTTATGCTATGAGAATCATGGGGATACTATTTCTAAATCATTTTCAGAACAAACACCACAATCATTTAAAATCACAATAGACTCTTTGATTATCAATAAAGTACCGGATAGCGGAAAAGGAGATTTAAGAATGTATGCAGCTATTGGGAATCAGCATTTTATGTTAAATGAGTTTGTTCCGGTTCAAAATATTTTGGAAGACGGTTTAGGAAAAACCTCAAAAGCACAATACTTCATTGGTCAAACAGTTGAAATACACCTTTACCCGGAAGATAGCGTTTGGATACATACAACCGGCTGGGACGGAGACGGAATAGACCGAATGTTTGGCCACTTGTATGATTCAAATACCAAACTTAGCAAAGAACTGCTACGCCAGTTTAAACAAAAAATCCTAAATCCGTTTAAAATTGGCTTAAATGGCTGCCGCGATGACCCGATGGGAAGGATAAATCGCTTTTTTACAGCTAAACAATTGATGGAAAGCTCAAAATACAGAATCAGATCAAAAGTAATTCCCAATGACGACCCTTGCCCTATTGGCAATAATCAGCAATATGAAGGTATGTTTGAGCTGATATTGCATATTGAACCCGTTAGTATTGATAGTTCAAAAATTTGGGGGGTGGGAATTCCGCAATAAAATATTTCTTGAAACCAAAAAAAAGCTAATTTTGGCCGTTAAAAGATAGCTATATGCCTAAGATTACCATTGATGGCGTTGAGTATGAATACGAAGGGAAGCACAAGTTGCTCACGTTTGCGTTAGAGCACGGCGTTGAAATCCCATATTTTTGTTATCATCCTGCAATGTCCACACCTACTAACTGCCGTTTGTGTTTAGTAGATATTGGCCTTCCTGCTGTAGATCCAGTTACCCGCCAGCCTATTTTATTAGAAGACGGTAGCACTAAAATCAACTTTATGCCTAAGCCGACTGCCTCTTGCAACCAAGAGTTGCTACCCGGTATGGTTGTAAAGACACATAGAACTTCCGAAAAAATCGCTAAGGTACAGAAAAGCGTACTGGAATTTATATTAATCAACCACCCGCTTGATTGCCCGATATGCGACCAAGCCGGCGAATGCCCACTACAAATTAACACCTATAAATTTGGCCCAGAGGGTTCCCGTTTTGAGTTGGAAAAAGTACACAAACCCAAGAGAATCCAATTAGGTCCAAGGGTTATGTTGGATGCAGAACGATGTATTAACTGTACCCGATGTGTCCGTTTTACGAGAGAAATATCAGGTTCTCACCAATTATCAATAATTTCCCGTGGAGATAGAAACTATCCTGCTGCTGCACCGGGACAATCTTTTGATGATCCTTATTCGATGAATACGATAGACCTTTGTCCGGTAGGTGCTCTAACCAGTACTGCCTTCCGGTTTAAGGCACGCGTTTGGGAAATGAATTATACACCCACTATTTGCACCGGATGTAGCCGAAACTGTGCTACTGACGCTTGGCTTCGGGATAACGAAGTATTGCGCTACGTTCCACGTGAAAATAAACAAGTTAATCAATACTGGATGTGTGATGAAGGCCGCCTCGATATAGCTAAGTACAATGAAAAAAGGATTTCCGGTGCAAAACTTTCCGGCGAAACTGATGTTCAGATAGAAAAAGCCTACGAGGAAATAGCCAGCTTAGTCAAGGTAAATGCAAATAAAATTCTATTTATCGGTTCTGCATCTGCCTCAGTAGAGACTAACTACGTACTTAAAAAATTTGCTTCAGAACTTGGAGTTCATCATGTTTATTTTGTTAGATATACAGAACCCGGCTGGGGCGATAATTTCCTAAGAAAAGACGAACGTTCTCCAAACGTACAAGGCGCACTCTTAGCCGGCTTGACAGAGACAACTTTACAAGAATTAAACGAAAAACTTGGGCAGGTTCAACTTGCTTATATCGTTGAAGATAATGTTGTAGCTGAGATGTTTTTGAAGGCTGGGAAAAAAACTATTGTGCATTCCTCAAATTATCATCCACAATTTGCTAATGCAGCAGTAATACTACCGGCAGCTACTCACCTTGAATCACAAGGTCTGTTTATCAATGAAGCAGGGGCTGTTCAGCAAACTATAATAGCCAAAAGAATCAAGCAAATGACTCCTGAAATGTGGATAGCCTTGCCTAAGAGCCGTTTAGATGCGGGAGGCGTTGCCGTGGATAACTGGAGAGATCAAGCCCATGTGATTGACTGCTTGCCCTCGTGGCTAATGTTGGATGCAGTTGCGCATATTCTGGGTAAAAATCTACACGCAAGTACATATCAAAAGATACTGTCAGAATTAAAAAATCGCCACGAAATACTGAAGACATTCTCTGCTGGCCAAAAGCGCAAAGAATCATTCAAAATGAGCCAATTTGAATTTGCTATCAGGTAATTACCTGATAGCAAATTAGCTGCAAATTTTTTATATAGAATTTGCCTTGGGCTTAGTTATCGTAAAGTTAAAAATCAGATTTAGCAGCCAAAAATGCCGTTGGTAAAATGTTTTTCCGGCAGGGGTTTGCTGAAACGAATTTAAGTAACCTAATTCTATTGTGAATTTCGGAGAAAAACGAAATTGAAAAGCAGTAAAAACCCTGCTTTGGTCAAATACGTTATAGACGATATTTTTCCCTGCATTAAAAAATATTTCAGTACCGGTACGTAGCCGTAGTTCTCGGTTGTGTTCCAATTTTAAGATAGGAATTAAGAACTGTAATCTATACCGAAAGCGGAAATTGCCAAAATGAAATCCCGAAGCTAACGCTGTTTTATCAGCATTAGTATTTTGAAAGAAACGGCTTTCTACTTGGTATCTTTGCTCAATATTAAAGTATTTGAGTGGCTGTTTGTTGGTAAATCCAAAATATGGCCTTAGCTCTGAGATAGATATGTAATTAGCTAAGTGTGGGCTATTTGCAGATTGTAGAAACCAAGCGCCACCCACCATAGCTCCCCACGTTGAGTTAGGGAACGTATAATTTACATTGGTACGGATATAGGTTTGGTATTGCCGCATAGGTTGCCAAAAAAAACGTTCTCCGGTTTCAAATTGTGCTCCCCATTGTTTGGGAAAAGAAACGGCAAACATATACGTATTCCACGTCAGTTGCTGGTCAGATACCTGTTTCTGACCAAAAGACACTATTCCTATTCCCCAAAATAGCAAAAGTATTTTGGGGAATAAAACGCTCAGAAATGATTTAGGAACATATTTTAGTAAAGAAAACTGACAAGATGTTCCCATAAAATATTGCTGAGTAATCTTTTATCTAAAATGATAGTGAAAAATTACTGGAAAAGTCTATCCCTGTTCCCAATTTTTTATAGAAGAAAGCTGTCAGGTTGTCAGATCCCAGCCCGAGTTTTAAGGTATGTGCTATTTTTAAGGAGAAGAAAGAGCCTAAGGCAAGTCCGTTAAAGCCGCCATAGGAGGCAGCAGCTCCGATAGCAAAAATATCGTGAAAGTCATGGTTGTAGCCAACAGATACAAACGGGCGGGTTGTAGTCCCCGGAAGGTTTGTGAGACCCTGAGCATAAGTGATATAAACAGCATTAGCTATGCGTTCACCGTGTTTTCCATTGTCTCGTGGGTCTTTTATTTCGGCTTGAATGATAAATCTGGTGGATAGCGGCATTACGTACGAGTTATCTCCGGTTCGTTGCGGTTTAAAGATATACTGGATGGAGTCTCGAGATTCTTCGATACGTGGGTCTCCTAATAAATTACCTACAATCAAGCCTTCGTAAGCAAAAGTTCCTTTTTTGGCAAATACTCGTGCATCTTTGGTGTATTTTACTTCTCCGATGTCTAAGACGCTGGCGGCAATTTCAAGGTTTTTACCTAAATAGACCGTTCCGCCTAGGTCTATTCCCAGCCCATTTCCGCTAAAAGCAAGGGGGGAGAATTTTTTTAGGCCTGCAGCCCGAACGTTATAGTCTAAATCGAGTGTTACTAAGCGGCCGCTGGTATCCGTAAAAATGGAGGCTTGGGATTTTTTTACATAAACAGAGGCAATTCCCTGAATGTATTTTACTCGAAACCCGCCTCGAAGCCCTATTTTATTTTCGCTACCGATTAGCGGGAAAGCTGACCCGAAACAAAATTCTCGTGTATAACTCACGTCCATACGTAGTGGCCCTAAGTCGGTTTTAACCCCTGCAAACTGTTTATTTCCCCGCCATGCTAATTTAAGAAAGTTGTCCGAGTACGTAAAAGAAGCTCCAAACTTATCTACTGCCGTGAAGGAAAAGTCAAAGTTTTTTCCCTTTTTTGTGCTAAATTGAAATCCTAAACCTAAAACTTGATAGTCTTGGCCAACACCAAAGAGGTTTTCTTTCTTTAAGCTGCGGATAAATCTATCAATATCGGCAGATTCTAGGACTTTTCGATCATTTATGCGCTTTAAATCTTCATAATTTAAGGCGGTGTTTCCGGCATATAAGTAATAATTTGCGCCAATTTGAACCTTTTTATTGCCATGAATATCCATTTTGGAGGGGAAGTATCTGGCTATGTTTAAATCGCCATGATTAGAATACATCGTTGCGGTATTGTATTGCGCAAATACCTGACCAGTAACGCATAACAAGCAGATTATTAGATATGTGATTCTCATAGTTTGATGATTTTTATGGTGTATTAGTTACTATTTATTTTTAGGTTAAGGTCGCCTACTATTTGTATGGATATATTGTCATTTTTGGTGATTTTTACATAAGGAAATGACGGGTTCATGGTACGGAAAACTGCCTTAGGATAGATGTATTTAGTTTTATTTATAGAGGCTATTTTTTTGCTGTCTAAGTTAAATAGAATTAGTGCTGAATCGGGTGAGGTAGCTGTGTAGGATACCGGACTTACATTGGCACTGGGAATAACTACTCTTTCGGTAAAAAAGGAATCTATCAGTATTTTATTTCCATCTAAGAGATAAATCTGCATATCTGTTTGTATTGGCATTCCGTTAAGTACATACATCTTGATTTTTCCGGTTAGCGCGTTAGATTTGATGATATCTCCTTCGGTGTTTACTGCTGCAGTATCTGCAAAGCTAATTTTATGGATAGGCGCAATGCGTACATAGTTAATAGAAAAGTTGTCTAAACTAAATGATACATCAAGGCCGGCATCATTCCGAATCACGATAGGTGAGTTAATAGCGTCATTACTAATATCTTGTGCCCATAAGTTTATTCGATTGGGGATAAGTTTTCCGGAAATATCTATTGCTTTAGTAGAAAATGTTTGGCCTTTAGGTAAATTTTGCGTAAGGTGGAATTTGAAAATAGTATCCGTATTGGTCGTGTCGGTTGCAAATATCTTTACTCCGGAATTTATCGTTAGCGGTAGGTTGTTTTTTACTTTGATAAAGTAGCTTCCGGTTAGCACTTTGAGGTCAATAAATGAATCTGATAAAGTATAGCGATACGGTCCTGCAATCGGAACATAATTCGCTGGTAGATTTGGGTAAGAACCGGGGGGCTGCAATCCCACATCAGCCGA
The sequence above is drawn from the Bacteroidia bacterium genome and encodes:
- a CDS encoding PorV/PorQ family protein, coding for MKNKILIWVFWIVSFGYTLAGNPERSGQAGATQLLINPYARSGGFHGLNVANGTGAEGYYYNPAAFAHVRRTELLFSHTRYLVGTDININAFGFGQKFRKGGVIGLSVVSFDLGKFERTTIDNPDGGLGYFSPTFLNLGLTYANAFAADRIFVGFTVKLVHEAIPDASASGVAFDAGVQYRSENGKWKVGTALRNVGPEMGYKGDGLNTRAALGGSQSTYSNSVSTRAATFQLPATLSLSTSYDFVFAEDHTITPLVTFISNSFSKDQFGLGLEYRFKTYLMLRGAYLYENGITSSENRTTVYTGLAAGISTEIPFKASKSAAEDAPKSSFGVDYSYRATNPFQGVHTFGVRLNF
- a CDS encoding OmpA family protein; translated protein: MKQFIFFFLSLVGFLYSGLIYAQKPEDFGIKSKKSLNFYLQGETQKRYRAYESAAVLYEEAVKIEPTFVQARFSLAECYFILEKTPKVRENLSIAFHYARNQNCVNCAYYMADTYIKEANYDSAAYWYSQFLNQQTPGTPQYISIAKRSLPSCKYAAGAMKHPIEYNPKNMGLAVNSGGHDYLPNLTADDELIFFTSRRNTNIGGFNRELKDYAEDFYYSIRKDGVWQEAVNLGPPVNTELNEGSASISPDAQTVYFTICNAPGGFGSCDLYWAEMEGTTWKNPQNLGNKVNSAAWESHPSISNDGKTLYFSSSRPGGKGGADIWYVTKTSDGWSDPINIGEPINTPGDEYSPFIHADGQTLYFSSNTHLGMGGFDLFFSKKMPGGKWSSPRNLGYPLNTSADERSMFINAAGNKGYINANRPDSYGQTDLYEFDLDTTIRPEKATFLRGYVYDSLTKKPLYVQVTLINLATGDTVRQVHSNKTTGKFLLSLPLNQDYAAFVETPGYLFYSKTFHLTAKEESRYFELEIPLQPIQVGATIVLNNIFFETAKYDLLPASFIELGKVVTFMQKNARMRVQLRGHTDAIGTDADNLKLSQNRANSVREYLISKGIENNRLESIGLGETVPVADNNTEEGRALNRRTEFRILSIQ
- a CDS encoding sugar transferase yields the protein MKRRFSQFLYYVCSDFLLSYGVWLVFYVFRKKYVEIEPIIFTSREFILPLIISTFWIILYAIAGLYRENLRRSRLREQIALFQVAVFGVLIIFFSTFIDDHIADVRDYRYIFGFYLLLQFLVLGLGRIIISTYFKIRLKRGLSGYRTAIIGSSEAALSILRDTQDTRKSLGFDVLGYVSLNGLDYQNAPLFGKLKRLGEFKNLAQIVSKRKIEEAIIAMDIHDHNALLNAINVCNKLSLKIYVVPDMYDYLIGNVKMSNLFGTPLIEVSSKMMTAEELFIKRVMDIVVASMVLILLSPVYLAIAIFVRLGSPGSIFYRQERIGLNGEPFKIIKFRTMYVDAERHGPSLAYKDDPRITPIGKILRKTRLDEFPQFWNVLKGEMSLVGPRPERQFYIDQIVQRAPHYLQLQRVKPGITSWGQVKYGYAENVDQMIERLKYDILYIENRSLSLDFKILAYTVITIIEGRGK
- a CDS encoding Omp28 family outer membrane lipoprotein: MKTHYWRISLFLVWGYIIAGCDIIDFPYKEATQNTNVFTCTDSSGFSTTRKVLIEDYTGFKCGNCPEAADVAKTILHEYPNKVVVIGVHAGAFAKPDNNHTTDFRTPVGTEWDNFFGVGAAGNPNGMVNRIKWNNEMIVPYTLWRAATEQYLANLPYIAGIQLCKQYNETENKLKVKVDVKYTIKRDTADFLGVYLIEDSVVAYQKDYRLINADVPDYVHEHVLRAALNSTWGRPVTNDASAEIGKIYTNTFEIAIDPAWRRNHLKVVAFLRNNSTQEIIQVEQY
- a CDS encoding Gfo/Idh/MocA family oxidoreductase; this encodes MIKIGLLGAGHLGKIHLKLLKNIPDFEIVGFYDSDSDVGKSVSEEYLVPYFSDYDSLLAQVDALDIVTPTISHFEYAKKAIREFKHIFIEKPLTQTPEEGKKLVMLTQEANIKAQVGHVERFNPAFLAIKDKCTKPMFIEGHRLAQWNPRGTDVSVVLDLMIHDIDLVISVVKSPVKRVLATGVPIISPTPDIANARIEFTNGCVANLTASRISLKNMRKMRLFQKDAYISVDFLEKKSEIINLISPSTETAADQIRFDFEVGNQKKSLLYNQPTIESVNSIQLELEAFADSIKNDTEPTVTIEQAYQALLTAQMIIDKMPSYSL